One region of Culex pipiens pallens isolate TS chromosome 2, TS_CPP_V2, whole genome shotgun sequence genomic DNA includes:
- the LOC128092268 gene encoding uncharacterized protein LOC128092268: protein MESVRKANQRLRNYPVLLAKCSVAAAAYATCVTTDLNVAHRVCEKEFQQFQLCLQKAAREMGTKL from the coding sequence ATGGAATCGGTGCGGAAGGCGAACCAGAGATTGCGCAACTATCCGGTGCTGTTGGCCAAGTGTTCGGTGGCGGCCGCCGCGTACGCCACGTGTGTAACCACGGATTTGAACGTGGCCCATCGGGTGTGCGAGAAGGAGTTTCAGCAGTTTCAGCTGTGTTTGCAGAAGGCCGCCCGGGAAATGGGCACGAAgctgtga
- the LOC120425266 gene encoding cx9C motif-containing protein 4, protein MSSKKSKDPCKVSACRIQTCLKEHKFDETRCYDVLEAMRQCCLKWHQVSLCCSGIKLDRDYLADKEAADREREQQQKKQQQQE, encoded by the exons ATGTCCAGCAAGAAGTCCAAAGATCCGTGTAAAGTTTCGGCCTGCAGAATCCAAACCTGTCTAAAAG aacaCAAATTCGACGAAACGCGCTGCTACGATGTGCTGGAGGCTATGCGCCAGTGCTGTCTAAAGTGGCACCAGGTATCGCTGTGTTGTTCCGGAATCAAGCTGGACCGTGACTATCTGGCGGACAAGGAAGCCGCCGATCGCGAACGGGAACAACAGCAAAAGAAGCAGCAACAGCAGGAGTAG
- the LOC120425262 gene encoding zinc finger protein 583-like, producing MGRKCCVPDCNSNYDAIRRKGQSAISTFKFPVDQELRERWIRAVNREEGWQPGSTASICINHFQPEDIVRYDKPAKLKQDAVPTIFGTVLRKEGEPLIKRGRPKKKNVVEREPEVEEETLESEHECVEYLEDEYLKPVELLEELILDFEAFQRTIEAKGAYENWHHHRKGDVIHFYSILDEQAEQAIAIENSIKIFKDMKMNLFLKGVIQTEESLKWILGQEVKLCRWSQFETILQKYNPQSYCSRSVEDDVEEDASQTELRIDDEQDAGGDHSRVARKEVLQIEIVDSLVPSEQIEFLTVEPKNGSIDIETSSNVRRNPLKTKNERMFTREDRVERKNVRETVRALKRAKHRCFICEKEHESLAAFEQHLPDHIDMLPYNCERCVTQDVTIRTLAALNKHFFMHLKPLKCRVCDVRFSNYGTRLLHEQNSHEDSGPISCEVCGKVLRSRRGYQHHFKMHSDPDSMKCKLCEKLLSSSYELKLHMRVHTKEKPNKCSFCPASFNRVSNLIEHKRRFHCKERPFVCGVCQLGFRSNAELKRHELTHDADKAEIKTLRKPVTAVSTSDGRKDYHCKVCDTTLPSATSYHSHMRKHRKRFQCSYCGLQVGQLRDFIDHENTHTGNRPYECKICSKKFKTSSTYYGHLAVHSSQKRFACEVCNRRFTRLRHMVLHAKTHSAATNEKPYSCTTCGKTYSDRNSFKRHVYLHLEEDGASKQEEQKRIETATVQVPQEVRLVPEGATFTLAGAITEQVHQLPQIIQTADGREAILLSAEMLNPQNIIILQQPIGS from the exons ATGGGCCGCAAGTGTTGTGTTCCGGATTGTAACTCCAACTACGATGCCATCCGGCGCAAGGGACAGTCGGCCATCAGTACGTTCAAGTTCCCCGTGGACCAGGAGCTGCGCGAGCGTTGGATACGGGCGGTCAACCGAGAGGAGGGATGGCAACCGGGCAGTACGGCCAGCATCTGCATTAATCATTTTCAGCCGGAGGACATTGTGCGGTACGATAAACCGGCCAAGCTGAAACAGGACGCCGTTCCGACGATTTTTGGAACCGTGCTGCGGAAGGAAGGCGAACCGCTGATAAAAAGAGGGAGGCCGAAGAAGAAGAATGTGGTGGAACGTGAACCTGAGGTGGAAGAAGAAACGTTGGAATCGGAGCACGAATGTGTGGAGTATTTGGAGGATGAGTATTTGAAACCGGTTGAGCTGTTGGAAGAGCTGATACTGGATTTTGAGGCATTCCAGAGGACGATTGAGGCGAAAGGAGCTTATGAAAATTGGCACCATCATCGTAAAGGAGACGTGATACATTTCTACAGTATTCTGGATGAGCAAGCAGAGCAAGCGATTGCTATTGAAAATAGCATCAAAATCTTTAAAGACATGAAAATGAACCTATTCCTGAAAGGAGTAATACAAACTGAAGAATCGTTGAAATGGATTCTGGGACAGGAAGTCAAGTTGTGTCGTTGGTCACAGTTTGAAACAATACTTCAAAAGTATAATCCACAATCCTATTGTTCGAGGAGTGTTGAAGATGATGTTGAAGAAGATGCATCACAAACAGAGCTCCGTATTGATGACGAGCAGGATGCAGGAGGCGATCATTCTCGTGTTGCAAGAAAAGAGGTGCTACAGATTGAAATAGTAGATTCCCTAGTGCCTTCAgaacaaattgaatttttaacagTTGAACCAAAGAACGGCTCGATTGATATTGAAACCAGCTCGAACGTTAGGCGAAATCCATTGAAGACAAAGAACGAGCGGATGTTTACCCGAGAAGATCGGGTAGAACGAAAAAATGTCCGGGAAACGGTACGAGCCCTCAAGAGAGCTAAACATAGGTGCTTCATATGTGAGAAGGAACATGAAAGTCTGGCAGCTTTCGAACAACACCTGCCAGATCACATTGATATGTTGCCGTACAATTGCGAACGATGCGTTACGCAGGACGTGACCATCAGGACGCTGGCTGCTTTGAACAAGCACTTTTTCATGCACTTGAAACCGCTCAAGTGCCGGGTTTGTGATGTGAGATTCTCGAATTATGGAACGAGATTGTTGCACGAGCAGAACAGTCATGAGGACAGCGGTCCAATATCGTGTGAGGTTTGTGGGAAAGTTCTGCGATCAAGGCGTGGATATCAACACCACTTCAAG ATGCACAGCGATCCGGACTCAATGAAGTGTAAACTATGCGAAAAGCTGCTCTCCTCAAGCTACGAATTGAAGCTGCACATGCGAGTACATACAAAAGAAAAGCCAAATAAATGTTCGTTCTGCCCGGCATCGTTCAACAGAGTGTCCAACCTGATCGAACACAAACGACGGTTTCACTGCAAGGAACGACCATTCGTTTGCGGAGTCTGCCAGCTCGGCTTCCGGTCAAACGCAGAGCTCAAACGGCACGAGCTGACTCACGATGCAGACAAGGCCGAGATCAAAACGCTCCGGAAGCCAGTGACGGCCGTTTCAACTAGTGACGGAAGGAAGGACTATCACTGCAAGGTTTGTGACACGACATTACCATCGGCCACCAGCTATCATTCCCACATGAGGAAGCACCGGAAACGGTTTCAGTGTAGCTATTGTGGCCTTCAAGTGGGTCAGCTGCGGGATTTTATTGATCACGAAAATACGCATACAGGAAATCGTCCCTACGAGTGTAAGATTTGCTCGAAAAAGTTCAAGACATCCTCCACGTACTACGGCCATCTGGCGGTGCACTCGTCCCAGAAGCGTTTCGCCTGCGAGGTATGCAACCGGCGGTTTACTCGACTCCGACACATGGTTCTCCACGCCAAGACACACTCCGCTGCGACAAACGAGAAGCCCTATTCATGTACCACGTGTGGCAAAACGTACTCCGATCGGAATTCGTTCAAAAGACACGTTTATTTGCATCTCGAGGAAGATGGCGCATCCAAACAAGAGGAACAAAAACGGATAGAGACGGCGACGGTACAGGTTCCCCAGGAAGTTCGGTTGGTTCCGGAAGGTGCTACGTTTACGTTGGCGGGCGCTATTACCGAGCAAGTTCACCAGTTGCCACAAATCATACAGACGGCCGATGGTCGGGAAGCGATTTTGTTGAGCGCTGAAATGCTCAATCCACAGAATATTATCATACTGCAGCAGCCGATTGGTAGTTAG
- the LOC120425283 gene encoding dnaJ homolog subfamily C member 11 — protein sequence MDDNDELEYVEEDYYAFLNVPRNASQEEISAAYRTFSRMYHPDKHLDVENKGKAEEMFNRTKKAYEVLSDPHQRAIYDSLGNKGLQTEGWELIHRTRTPAEIREEYERLAREREERRMQQKTNPRGNITVNINATEIFSRYEDEYDDGSLFPAIEVSGMSMSQSIEAPLSRTDTATLSGNLQLQNGVGGGNFLLSGRRLINKGWFEVDCGAGSGPVLGLKGSRNLTNRVFLNGGTTVNFRQNAIIPGIAGTLAIQLDKHTVGYLTYNAGLQSSMTTTIEHNTDRYHCNASATLGIPHCYITASYTRKLVEQQLKLRVALKGGTFGFLAEYGAEKKVSKYSSIVATVSCGVPTGVTLKIKIIRSTQTYLFPIHLSEEIIPAAVFYATVTPLLTYFILKKTLIDPMNEAAKQRNIEKVKETNRARMAEKRRGAESAIALMGAMYERIRTEEQRRQGLIIVAALYGKFGPDENVAAEQRDEMGFIQHNPNVIDVKVPLQCLVKDARLNVYGKTKSELPGFYDPCFGEDKLLRVDYEFRGQSYSVTVADNEDLSIPASANGTAQN from the exons ATGGATGACAACGATGAGCTCGAGTACGTGGAGGAGGATTACTACGCGTTCCTGAACGTGCCACGCAAC GCTTCGCAGGAGGAGATTAGCGCCGCGTATCGGACGTTTAGCCGGATGTACCACCCTGACAAGCACCTTGATGTGGAGAATAAGGGCAAAGCCGAGGAGATGTTCAATCGGACGAAAAAGGCTTACGAGGTGCTGTCGGATCCGCACCAACGGGCAATTTATGATTCGCTGGGGAACAAGGGCCTCCAGACGGAGGGCTGGGAGTTGATCCACAGGACGCGGACACCGGCGGAGATTCGCGAGGAGTACGAGAGGCTTGCGAGGGAACGAGAGGAGCGGAGGATGCAGCAGAAGACGAACCCGCGGGGGAACATTACCGTTAACATAAATGCCACGGAGATCTTTAGCCGGTACGAGGATGAGTACGACGACGGGAGCCTGTTTCCGGCGATCGAGGTGTCGGGCATGAGCATGTCGCAGTCGATCGAGGCGCCGCTGTCGAGGACGGACACGGCGACGTTGTCGGGAAATTTGCAGCTTCAGAACGGGGTTGGTGGTGGGAACTTCCTGCTGTCGGGAAGGCGCCTCATCAACAAGGGCTGGTTTGAGGTGGATTGCGGCGCCGGCAGTGGGCCCGTGCTGGGGTTGAAGGGATCGAGGAACTTGACGAACCGGGTGTTTTTGAACGGCGGCACGACGGTTAACTTTAGACAGAATGCGATCATTCCCGGAATTGCTGGCA CGTTAGCCATTCAGCTCGACAAGCACACGGTGGGCTATTTGACGTACAACGCTGGTCTGCAGAGCTCGATGACGACCACGATTGAGCACAACACGGATCGGTACCACTGTAACGCGAGTGCCACGTTGGGCATTCCGCACTGCTACATCACTGCCAGTTACACACGCAAGCTAGTCGAGCAGCAGCTGAAGCTGCGTGTTGCGTTGAA AGGTGGAACGTTCGGCTTCCTCGCAGAGTACGGCGCGGAAAAGAAGGTCTCCAAGTACAGTTCCATTGTCGCAACGGTCAGCTGCGGCGTGCCAACCGGGGTCACCCTGAAAATCAA AATCATTCGCTCCACGCAGACGTACCTGTTTCCGATCCACCTGAGCGAGGAAATTATCCCGGCGGCCGTCTTCTACGCCACGGTGACCCCCCTGCTAACGTACTTCATCCTCAAGAAGACGCTGATCGACCCGATGAACGAGGCCGCCAAGCAGCGCAACATCGAAAAGGTCAAGGAGACGAACCGGGCGCGGATGGCGGAGAAGCGTCGGGGCGCGGAGTCGGCCATCGCCCTGATGGGTGCCATGTACGAGCGGATCCGCACCGAGGAGCAACGGCGCCAGGGGTTGATCATCGTGGCCGCGCTGTACGGCAAGTTTGGACCGGACGAGAACGTGGCGGCCGAGCAACGCGACGAGATGGGCTTTATTCAGCACAATCCGAATGTGATTGACGTGAAGGTTCCGCTGCAGTGTTTGGTGAAGGACGCGCGGTTGAACGTGTACGGGAAGACGAag AGCGAACTGCCGGGCTTTTACGACCCGTGCTTCGGCGAGGACAAGCTGCTGCGCGTAGACTACGAGTTTCGGGGCCAGTCGTACAGCGTGACGGTGGCGGACAACGAAGACCTGTCGATACCGGCCAGTG CAAACGGAACGGCTCAGAACTAA
- the LOC128092684 gene encoding uncharacterized protein LOC128092684, with protein MFDDYYLTIQKNSLHQFWMDRLYESCNNYRPKRSFSGMNFDAGKSRLPFPANSSKPVLMMTGNETTLFSTTQSRSKMKAAMLLPNETSIRNLLSMGPSDVTDGVP; from the exons ATGTTTGACGATTATTACCTGACGATccagaagaacagtttgcaccAGTTCTGGATGGACCGTCTGTACGAAAGCTGCAA caactACCGCCCAAAACGCAGCTTCAGCGGGATGAACTTTGACG CCGGAAAAAGTCGACTTCCCTTCccggccaactcctccaagcctgtcctgaTGATGACCGGCAACGAGACCACCCTGTTCTCTACAACGCAGTCGCGCTCCAAAATGAAGGCCGCGATGTTGCTGCCCAACGAAACGTCCATCCGTAACCTGCTCAGCATGGGGCCTTCGGACGTGACCGATGGCGTACCGTAA
- the LOC120425268 gene encoding uncharacterized protein LOC120425268, which translates to MINYDPRRRVLVPKRNWFQRNPRVWSSALTVSALLVFFSKPLYDAFIAEENPNKRELRSFRIGPK; encoded by the coding sequence ATGATCAACTACGATCCCCGGCGGCGCGTTCTCGTTCCCAAGCGTAACTGGTTCCAGCGCAATCCGCGCGTTTGGTCGTCGGCCTTGACCGTGTCGGCCCTGTTGGTCTTCTTCTCGAAGCCCCTGTACGACGCGTTCATCGCGGAGGAGAACCCGAACAAACGCGAGCTTCGGTCGTTCCGGATTGGGCCCAAGTGA
- the LOC120425263 gene encoding GPI mannosyltransferase 1 — protein sequence MMTFTKHLIASITIRIFLVYYGEVQDSLSDVQYTDIDYRVVTDGAAHVLSLDSPFKRHTYRYTPLLAYLVLPNVLLHRSFGKFLFSLFDILIGVLIKWILLNCYRGNKISIEKKLLKLETLNNRNKYLIKRKNEILNNSNETLPPKYIRMAELSAYFWLYNPLTMVIATRGNGDCVSCSLVLLSLFFLLRNEQTFTQHFTAGLLLGLAIHFRLYPIGFCLAFYLATLDKPLTTVKDYLRAILLPSAQQLALVIGTCLSLATTTAFFYYLYGYQFLYESTLYHLIRKDTRHNFSLYFYLQYLGSNFSPTLIEKILTFLPQLILILMVTLRYGKHRQTLGFALFAIAFVMVTYNPVVTSQYFVWFLSLLPLSVKNFRNMGLRKAVFIPVMWFIAQGGWLLPAYLLEFKGWNTFEFIWIQSVVFFFSNILTLQMLVANYDVSYNYKIE from the coding sequence ATGATGACCTTTACGAAGCATCTCATCGCGAGCATCACCATCCGAATATTCCTGGTTTACTATGGCGAAGTTCAGGACAGCTTGTCGGATGTGCAGTACACGGACATCGATTACCGAGTGGTCACCGACGGAGCTGCGCACGTACTCAGCTTGGATTCGCCTTTCAAGAGGCACACGTACCGCTACACGCCACTGCTGGCCTATTTGGTGCTGCCAAACGTACTACTGCATCGAAGTTTCGGCAAGTTTCTCTTCTCGCTGTTTGACATTCTGATCGGGGTCCTCATCAAGTGGATCCTGCTCAACTGCTACCGCGGGAACAAGATCTCGATTGAGAAGAAGCTTCTCAAGCTGGAAACGCTCAACAATCGCAACAAATACCTGATAAAGCGCAAGAACGAGATCCTGAACAACAGCAACGAAACACTGCCACCAAAGTACATCCGGATGGCCGAGCTGAGCGCGTACTTTTGGCTGTACAACCCGCTCACGATGGTGATCGCGACCCGAGGCAACGGCGACTGCGTATCCTGCTCGCTAGTCCTGCTATCCCTCTTCTTCCTGCTTCGTAACGAACAAACGTTCACCCAGCACTTCACCGCAGGACTGCTGCTAGGCCTCGCAATCCACTTCCGCCTCTACCCCATAGGATTCTGCCTAGCATTCTACCTGGCAACCCTGGACAAACCGCTCACCACCGTCAAGGACTACCTCCGTGCAATCCTGCTCCCCAGCGCCCAACAGCTCGCTCTAGTCATCGGAACGTGCCTCTCCCTGGCCACCACGACCGCCTTCTTCTACTACCTCTACGGCTACCAGTTCCTCTACGAGTCCACCCTCTACCACCTCATCCGCAAGGACACCCGTCACAACTTCTCCCTCTACTTCTACCTGCAATATCTCGGCTCCAACTTCTCGCCAACCCTCATCGAAAAGATCCTCACCTTCCTCCCCCAACTCATCCTCATCCTCATGGTCACCCTCCGCTACGGAAAGCACCGCCAAACCCTGGGCTTTGCCCTGTTTGCCATCGCCTTCGTCATGGTCACGTACAACCCGGTCGTCACGTCCCAGTACTTTGTGTGGTTCCTCTCGCTGCTGCCGCTCAGCGTGAAGAACTTTCGCAACATGGGCCTGCGCAAGGCGGTCTTCATCCCCGTCATGTGGTTCATCGCGCAAGGGGGATGGCTCCTGCCGGCCTATCTGCTCGAGTTCAAAGGCTGGAACACGTTCGAGTTCATCTGGATCCAGAGTGTGGTATTTTTCTTCTCTAATATACTGACGCTGCAGATGCTGGTGGCAAACTATGATGTGAGTTATAATTATAAGATCGAGTGA